A region of Vitis vinifera cultivar Pinot Noir 40024 chromosome 13, ASM3070453v1 DNA encodes the following proteins:
- the LOC100260942 gene encoding protein MIZU-KUSSEI 1, with amino-acid sequence MAARRVPPCPPPPRSPTSQGPAVLDPEKTPSHPKVALQQPSHKKASLKSTKLFRHFRSVFRSFPIISPACKIPVLLHNSRLNDVHIHGGTRMTGTLFGHRKGRVSLAIQESPRCFPIFLLEMAIPTSKLLQELGLGLVRIALECEKRPEEKIKLMDEPIWNLYCNGRKMGYAVKREANAEDLNVMQMLHAVSMGAGVLPSEAIDLPDGELTYMRAHFQRVIGSKDSETYYMMNPDSNTGPELSIFFVRI; translated from the coding sequence ATGGCCGCGCGACGAGTACCGCCGTGTCCGCCGCCACCGCGGTCCCCAACAAGCCAAGGACCAGCTGTATTGGACCCAGAGAAGACTCCTTCGCACCCCAAGGTTGCCCTCCAGCAGCCCTCACATAAGAAAGCTTCCTTGAAGTCTACAAAGCTCTTCCGCCATTTCCGCTCTGTTTTCAGGTCATTTCCTATCATTTCTCCGGCTTGTAAAATACCGGTGCTTCTCCACAACTCCAGGCTCAACGACGTCCACATTCATGGAGGGACGCGCATGACCGGTACCCTATTCGGGCACCGCAAGGGGAGGGTTTCTCTGGCCATACAAGAAAGCCCTAGGTGCTTTCCCATATTTCTCCTCGAGATGGCAATTCCCACCAGCAAGCTCCTCCAAGAGTTAGGGCTAGGGCTGGTTAGAATTGCGCTTGAATGCGAGAAACGTCCAGAGGAGAAGATCAAGCTCATGGATGAGCCCATATGGAATTTGTATTGCAATGGGCGAAAAATGGGATATGCTGTGAAGAGGGAGGCAAATGCAGAGGATTTGAATGTAATGCAGATGCTCCATGCAGTATCAATGGGTGCAGGTGTGCTCCCCAGTGAAGCCATAGACCTACCTGATGGGGAGCTTACCTATATGAGGGCTCACTTCCAACGGGTAATCGGATCGAAGGACTCAGAGACCTACTACATGATGAATCCGGATAGCAACACGGGGCCTGAGCTCAGCATCTTCTTTGTGAGAATATGA